In one window of Paraflavitalea soli DNA:
- a CDS encoding DUF2130 domain-containing protein — protein sequence MATDIKCPKCGHQFDIEDAVSEEYKKELREQMVAYKKQVTEESAKKEREQAELFARKEKEFQQQAQIAATAYNQQLQEEKIKLQQSLEVNLRKSIGADFENQLNLLIQSNKDNEEKLKLARQKELEFLQKEQALQTREAELELSVQRKLQEERARLSEELRKLEEEKTATREIEHQLKQKELEKQLEDQKRLIEEMKRKAEQGSMQLQGEIQELALEEMLRTAFPFDMISEVGKGIRGADCIQTIRNQFGQECGRIIYESKRTKHFDRSWIEKLKADMRSTTADVAVIVSQAMPEQLSKFGQVEGIWVCSFGEVVALSHVLRDGIIRIANATRSQENRGDKMHLLYDYLTSNEFGEQWKAIREGFQSMKYSIQKERDAMEKLWKAREKQLEKVLLNAAHIKGSIEGIAGNDNIQLDLMDEPDLLEE from the coding sequence ATGGCAACGGATATAAAGTGTCCCAAATGTGGGCATCAGTTTGATATAGAGGACGCTGTATCGGAGGAATACAAGAAGGAGCTGCGCGAACAGATGGTAGCTTACAAGAAGCAGGTAACGGAAGAATCGGCCAAAAAAGAACGGGAGCAGGCCGAGCTGTTTGCCCGGAAAGAAAAGGAATTCCAGCAACAGGCGCAGATAGCTGCTACAGCATACAACCAGCAATTACAGGAAGAAAAGATAAAACTGCAGCAATCGCTGGAGGTAAACCTGCGTAAAAGCATCGGCGCCGACTTTGAAAACCAGCTCAACCTCCTCATACAGAGCAATAAAGACAATGAAGAGAAGCTAAAACTGGCCCGGCAGAAGGAACTGGAATTCCTGCAAAAAGAGCAAGCCCTCCAAACCAGGGAGGCCGAACTGGAATTATCGGTACAGCGCAAACTGCAGGAAGAGCGGGCCAGGCTATCGGAAGAACTCCGGAAACTGGAAGAAGAGAAAACAGCCACCCGGGAAATAGAGCACCAGCTGAAACAGAAGGAACTGGAAAAACAATTGGAGGACCAAAAACGGCTGATCGAAGAAATGAAACGCAAAGCTGAACAAGGCTCCATGCAATTGCAGGGAGAGATCCAGGAGCTGGCGCTGGAAGAAATGCTGCGGACGGCCTTTCCTTTCGACATGATCAGCGAAGTGGGGAAAGGTATCCGGGGAGCCGACTGCATACAAACCATCCGCAACCAGTTTGGCCAGGAATGCGGCCGTATTATATATGAAAGCAAACGCACCAAGCATTTTGACAGGTCGTGGATAGAAAAGCTGAAAGCCGACATGCGGAGCACCACGGCCGATGTAGCGGTGATCGTAAGCCAGGCCATGCCGGAACAACTGAGCAAATTTGGCCAGGTAGAAGGTATCTGGGTCTGCTCTTTTGGCGAAGTGGTGGCCCTTTCCCATGTATTGCGCGATGGGATCATCCGGATAGCCAATGCCACCCGCTCACAGGAAAACCGGGGTGATAAAATGCACCTGCTATATGATTACCTCACCAGCAATGAATTTGGAGAACAATGGAAGGCCATACGGGAAGGCTTTCAATCCATGAAGTATTCCATTCAGAAGGAACGCGACGCCATGGAAAAACTGTGGAAAGCCCGGGAGAAGCAATTGGAAAAGGTATTGCTGAATGCAGCCCATATAAAAGGGTCCATTGAAGGGATTGCCGGCAACGATAATATCCAGTTGGACCTGATGGACGAACCGGACTTGCTGGAAGAATAG
- a CDS encoding SH3 domain-containing protein, with the protein MKYVLALVLALNSLLSIGQTHRFAPRNEVNQDSSLKVFVDTLKAVVARKDAPSLLKLLSPTVQISFDGNMNTIKGFKEMYAPVYPSSSVWKNLQTVITLGGVWGDKKKGLFIFPYASQMDIKEDYCDGCASCLTIIAPDVNVRAKPDRLSASVGQLNYDVVKVIEEPVSKNRGGSSDNWVYIQTFDSKITGWVRNDLTWDICDYRLLLEKKKGKWQITAFLAGD; encoded by the coding sequence ATGAAATATGTACTGGCTCTCGTACTGGCATTGAACAGTTTATTATCTATTGGACAAACTCACCGGTTCGCACCCCGCAATGAAGTAAACCAGGATAGTTCCCTGAAAGTATTTGTGGATACGCTGAAGGCCGTAGTGGCCCGTAAGGATGCACCGTCGCTACTGAAGCTGTTGAGTCCCACTGTTCAAATTTCTTTTGATGGAAATATGAATACGATCAAAGGGTTTAAAGAAATGTATGCTCCGGTCTATCCCTCTTCATCCGTGTGGAAAAACCTCCAGACAGTGATCACACTGGGTGGCGTTTGGGGGGATAAGAAAAAGGGGCTGTTTATTTTTCCATATGCTTCCCAAATGGATATCAAGGAAGATTATTGTGATGGCTGTGCAAGCTGCCTTACCATTATTGCACCAGATGTCAATGTGAGAGCCAAACCCGACCGCTTATCGGCCTCTGTAGGTCAGTTGAATTACGATGTAGTAAAGGTGATCGAAGAACCTGTGTCCAAAAACAGGGGAGGCAGCTCAGACAATTGGGTGTATATCCAGACTTTTGATAGCAAGATCACCGGCTGGGTTAGAAACGACCTTACCTGGGATATCTGCGATTACAGGCTGCTGCTGGAAAAGAAAAAAGGCAAATGGCAGATCACGGCCTTCCTGGCGGGCGATTAG
- a CDS encoding 4'-phosphopantetheinyl transferase family protein, translated as MALFYQHNINEHTKVGIWRIEEPESFFLEKVPLKRDVSHPYKRLQHLAGRYLLPALYEDFPLSEILVADTRKPFLENERYHFSISHCGNFAAAIVSDTYRVGVDIELVTPRLRHIAGKFLHPEEALFLEDWEALPQMHLELTTLLWSAKEAIYKWHGEGMMDFKEHMRLSGAIKAGSNEWITMPFEFRKGAVIPMTVTARLFDQLGLAWVVT; from the coding sequence GTGGCGCTGTTTTATCAACATAATATCAACGAGCACACCAAAGTGGGTATCTGGCGCATCGAAGAGCCTGAATCCTTTTTCCTGGAAAAAGTGCCGCTTAAGCGGGATGTTTCCCATCCTTACAAGCGATTACAGCACCTGGCGGGCCGCTACCTGCTGCCTGCCCTGTACGAGGATTTCCCCCTGTCGGAGATCCTGGTAGCGGATACACGCAAGCCTTTCCTGGAAAATGAGCGATACCATTTCTCTATTTCCCATTGTGGTAATTTTGCCGCTGCTATTGTCAGTGATACTTACCGGGTAGGGGTGGATATTGAGTTGGTGACACCCCGGTTACGGCACATTGCCGGGAAATTCCTGCATCCGGAGGAAGCCCTTTTCCTGGAGGATTGGGAGGCGTTGCCACAGATGCACCTGGAACTGACCACCCTGTTGTGGAGCGCCAAAGAAGCGATCTATAAATGGCATGGAGAGGGCATGATGGACTTTAAGGAGCATATGCGGCTTTCCGGCGCTATCAAAGCTGGTTCCAATGAGTGGATCACCATGCCTTTTGAGTTCCGCAAGGGCGCCGTCATACCCATGACCGTCACTGCCCGCTTATTTGATCAGTTGGGACTGGCCTGGGTGGTGACCTGA